From Segatella copri, the proteins below share one genomic window:
- a CDS encoding glycosyltransferase family 2 protein, which yields MKILIVIPCYNEEEVLPKTLDVLGALIRKIKKETDADTELLLVDDGSRDHTWQMISDAAKEHGYVHGIKLSHNRGHQNALWAGMEAAVDHCDAMVSIDADLQDDENVIVDMVRQVQEGKDIIYGVRKERKTDTFFKRFTAQAFYKLMQSVDKETVYNHADFRMMTNRTLKALMQYPERNLFLRAIVRQLGFREGFVYYDRKAREAGESKYPFTKMLSFSIDGITSFSVAPLKFITFLGLAMTLVAIIMIIFALVEYFQGKTIQGWTSMLVSMWFIGGIITTGVGITGVYIGKIYTEVKRRPRYFIEERV from the coding sequence ATGAAGATATTGATAGTTATCCCTTGTTATAACGAGGAAGAAGTGCTGCCTAAGACCTTAGATGTGCTGGGGGCATTGATCAGAAAAATTAAGAAAGAGACTGATGCCGACACAGAACTGCTGCTTGTCGACGATGGCAGTCGTGACCATACTTGGCAGATGATTTCGGATGCTGCCAAGGAGCATGGGTATGTGCATGGCATCAAACTGTCGCATAACCGGGGCCATCAGAATGCGCTTTGGGCAGGTATGGAAGCTGCGGTAGACCATTGTGATGCGATGGTAAGTATCGATGCCGACCTGCAGGACGATGAGAATGTTATCGTGGATATGGTGCGCCAGGTGCAGGAAGGCAAGGATATCATCTATGGTGTGCGCAAGGAGCGCAAGACCGATACCTTCTTCAAGCGCTTTACCGCCCAGGCTTTCTATAAACTGATGCAGAGTGTGGATAAGGAGACGGTTTACAATCATGCCGATTTCCGCATGATGACCAACCGCACCCTAAAGGCGCTGATGCAGTATCCTGAGCGCAATCTTTTCCTCAGAGCCATCGTCCGCCAGTTGGGTTTTCGAGAGGGGTTCGTCTATTACGACCGCAAGGCTCGTGAGGCGGGTGAGAGTAAGTATCCGTTTACCAAGATGCTGAGTTTCAGTATAGATGGCATCACTTCGTTCTCCGTGGCACCATTGAAGTTTATCACCTTCCTGGGTCTGGCGATGACTTTAGTAGCAATCATCATGATTATCTTTGCCTTGGTAGAATATTTCCAGGGCAAGACCATTCAGGGCTGGACCTCTATGCTTGTTTCCATGTGGTTTATCGGAGGCATCATCACCACGGGTGTAGGCATCACGGGTGTTTATATCGGCAAGATTTATACCGAGGTGAAACGTCGCCCACGATACTTCATCGAAGAAAGAGTATAA
- a CDS encoding helix-hairpin-helix domain-containing protein yields the protein MKCLLQMKHAHSITSLLLKLFLVGSSQIFCASWAQAQYSSLSEQGAVPEDSLSASPLWQQLLSDLSSSEDFEHVAWQDYEEDLEEMAQHPVNLNTATREELERMPFLTASQVEDILFYIYRYGQLKSMSELTLISSIGWYQRQLMSCFFYVADDGSKPAFPSLKTIAQYGKHEVMGMLKVPFYERKGDASGTDGYLGYPYKHGLRYQFRYGNSVKLGFVASQDAGEPFFGGRNTMGYDFYSFYLQVKNLGRWKNITLGRYRLNAGLGLILNNDFGFGKLSALTSLGRSSSCIIRGHSSRSSANYLQGAAATYTLLKGLELTGFLSYRQIDATLSADGGGIKTILKTGLHRTVNEIAKQKVASNTLVGGNISYRHQGWHIGGTAFYTSFSLPLTPNKSQLYKRFAPEGNAFWNASISYGYISHRLTLSGETATGDCGSIATLNAASYLCSDHFTLMALHRYYSARYYSLFSNSFSEGSDVQDENGVYLGFTWIPAHHWSITAYSDFAYFAWPKYQTRESTQSWDNLVNILFQPSRVLTVGGRFRYKDKAGTTTGRLRLYATIVQKRWSAKTSLDYTMSQAESTMKNEGDELSKGYMVSEHIGWEWKWKKQLKGTLRGCLGYFHTSDFASRIYAYEPGLLYQMSFGSYYGEGIRYALVARSEIGSHLLLIAKLGTTDYFDRSHISSGLQEISRSSQSDLEIQVKWKW from the coding sequence ATGAAGTGCCTACTGCAGATGAAGCATGCTCATTCCATAACATCCCTCTTGTTGAAACTGTTTCTCGTAGGCAGCTCCCAAATCTTCTGTGCCTCATGGGCTCAAGCCCAATATTCCTCTCTTTCAGAACAGGGCGCCGTGCCCGAAGATTCTCTTTCCGCTTCGCCACTCTGGCAGCAACTGCTGTCCGACCTTTCTTCATCCGAAGATTTCGAGCATGTAGCCTGGCAGGACTATGAAGAAGATTTGGAGGAGATGGCGCAGCATCCCGTCAATCTGAATACGGCAACGAGAGAAGAACTGGAGCGCATGCCGTTTCTTACTGCATCGCAGGTAGAAGACATCCTGTTCTATATCTACCGCTATGGACAGCTGAAGAGTATGAGCGAGCTTACCCTGATAAGCAGCATCGGCTGGTATCAGCGCCAGCTGATGAGTTGTTTCTTTTATGTGGCCGATGACGGGAGCAAGCCGGCTTTTCCCAGTCTTAAAACCATCGCCCAGTATGGCAAGCACGAAGTGATGGGCATGTTGAAGGTTCCTTTTTATGAGCGCAAGGGCGATGCGAGCGGAACCGACGGCTATCTAGGTTATCCTTACAAGCACGGACTGCGCTACCAGTTTCGCTACGGCAATTCCGTCAAACTGGGATTCGTAGCTTCTCAGGATGCCGGTGAACCATTCTTCGGAGGCAGGAACACGATGGGTTACGACTTCTATTCCTTCTATCTTCAGGTAAAGAACCTGGGCAGATGGAAGAATATCACCCTGGGCAGATACAGACTGAACGCAGGATTGGGACTGATACTCAATAATGATTTCGGCTTCGGCAAACTCTCAGCCTTAACCTCCTTGGGCAGATCATCTTCCTGCATCATCCGCGGTCATTCTTCCCGTTCTTCAGCCAATTATCTGCAAGGCGCCGCCGCCACCTATACCTTATTAAAGGGCCTCGAACTGACTGGTTTTCTTTCTTATCGCCAGATAGATGCTACGCTTTCTGCTGACGGCGGGGGCATCAAGACCATCCTGAAGACCGGTTTGCATCGCACGGTGAATGAGATTGCTAAACAGAAGGTAGCATCCAATACACTTGTGGGAGGCAACATCAGTTACCGGCATCAGGGCTGGCACATCGGAGGTACAGCCTTTTATACCTCTTTTTCCCTTCCGCTCACGCCCAATAAAAGCCAGCTTTACAAGCGTTTTGCTCCAGAGGGGAATGCCTTTTGGAATGCCAGTATCAGCTATGGTTATATCTCCCATCGCCTCACCCTCTCCGGCGAGACGGCAACTGGCGATTGCGGTTCCATAGCCACGCTCAATGCAGCCTCCTATCTCTGTTCCGACCATTTCACGCTCATGGCTCTTCACAGGTACTATTCTGCCCGTTACTATTCTCTCTTCAGCAACAGCTTTTCCGAGGGGAGCGATGTGCAGGATGAAAACGGCGTATATCTGGGCTTTACCTGGATTCCTGCCCATCATTGGAGCATCACAGCCTATAGCGATTTCGCCTATTTCGCCTGGCCTAAGTATCAGACCAGGGAGAGCACTCAGAGTTGGGATAATCTGGTGAATATTCTCTTCCAGCCCTCCAGAGTCCTGACGGTAGGAGGAAGGTTCCGTTATAAGGATAAGGCGGGAACCACGACCGGCCGTCTGCGCCTCTATGCCACAATAGTCCAAAAACGATGGAGCGCCAAAACCAGTTTAGACTATACGATGAGCCAGGCGGAAAGCACGATGAAGAATGAGGGCGATGAGCTTAGTAAAGGCTATATGGTGAGCGAGCATATAGGATGGGAATGGAAATGGAAGAAGCAGTTGAAAGGAACGTTGAGAGGCTGCCTGGGCTATTTTCATACTTCCGATTTCGCCTCCCGTATCTACGCTTATGAGCCTGGTCTGCTCTATCAGATGAGTTTCGGCAGCTACTACGGCGAGGGCATCCGTTACGCCTTGGTGGCACGCTCAGAGATAGGTTCCCATCTGCTGCTTATCGCCAAATTGGGTACAACCGATTATTTCGACCGCTCTCACATCTCTTCTGGTTTGCAGGAAATCTCCCGCTCTTCACAATCCGATCTGGAGATACAGGTAAAGTGGAAATGGTAA
- a CDS encoding DUF4294 domain-containing protein — protein MKQKICFLLAMLFCITLQTMAQTDDDNPEDREVDMDAPTFEPMVKVGKVLLDHDSVQYVQVNNVYVYPQPVFKNAKERMAYNRLVYNIKKVLPIAKEVRKIIIETGDYLETLPNKKAKDAHMKLVEKGIKQEYTPRMKKLTYAQGKLCIKLVYRECNSSSYHLIQAFLGPIRAGFYQAFASLFGASLNKKYDPNGVDRLTERVVRQVESGQI, from the coding sequence ATGAAACAGAAAATATGCTTTTTACTGGCGATGCTCTTCTGCATCACCCTGCAAACCATGGCGCAGACCGATGACGACAACCCTGAAGACAGGGAGGTGGACATGGATGCTCCTACCTTTGAACCGATGGTGAAGGTAGGAAAAGTGCTCCTGGATCATGACAGCGTGCAATATGTTCAGGTGAACAACGTGTACGTTTATCCGCAGCCGGTATTCAAGAACGCCAAGGAACGAATGGCTTACAACCGTTTGGTATACAACATCAAGAAGGTGCTGCCGATAGCCAAAGAGGTAAGAAAGATTATCATCGAAACGGGTGATTATCTGGAAACGCTGCCTAACAAGAAGGCAAAGGATGCACACATGAAACTGGTGGAGAAAGGTATTAAACAGGAATATACCCCGAGAATGAAGAAACTCACCTATGCACAGGGTAAACTCTGCATCAAACTGGTGTATCGCGAATGCAATTCCTCATCCTATCACCTGATTCAAGCCTTTCTGGGTCCTATCCGTGCCGGATTCTATCAGGCATTTGCAAGCCTCTTCGGTGCCAGCCTCAACAAGAAGTACGACCCGAACGGCGTTGACAGATTAACAGAAAGAGTGGTAAGACAGGTAGAATCGGGGCAGATTTAA
- a CDS encoding LTA synthase family protein, producing MKRYFKAFGYLLSVHVLALLVMTLFRLVEFIALHGMIVDAEASRVMAFVKGVWFDNVIACYISVLPVAVLLIAASLGWCHRRLLRGINIWYAAWFAIAFMPSAANTPYFQYFFKNINSSIFGWFGYVATTSGMLLQESSYWLYIALYFVFTGAFIYALVRLRRYFEGLFLLPKDNMHLVQVVSRFLISAVMIGACLFGIRGRMGYNPIKVSQAYYCEDSFLNQLGINPAFNLLTSALDDMRKENKELHLMPYAEAITNTRQWLGITGKVDSTNILKREVVNDSLMMKMGQSPAKKNHPNVVVILMESMSANLLGTFGNQQPLTPTLDSLYHHSLAFTHFYSAGIHTNHGMTATLYSFPALMFRNLMKGTVTPRRKGIATVLKKYGYENMFFMTHEAQYDNMKAFFQTNGYDDIFSQENYPKSEVVNSFGVSDHFEMGYALNTINQKAKTGKPFMATIFTVSNHPPYIIPDFFKPKTKEKETQIVEYADWAIGDFLKKASREPWYKNTIFVIQADHGKLVGKSEGELPQSYNHIPLIIFGPGVPQQQYAGLGMQVDVMPTLFGLMNLNYEYEGFGVDLLKLQRPMVFYSADNQIVARDHQRCFVYNPSMNRSFCYDVLPNGNLKETKQESKFQDLKNYVFSNIQAAEYIERHQQ from the coding sequence ATGAAACGATATTTTAAGGCTTTTGGGTATCTCCTTTCGGTGCATGTATTGGCATTGCTGGTGATGACTCTGTTCAGATTGGTAGAATTCATCGCCCTGCATGGCATGATTGTAGATGCAGAGGCAAGTAGGGTAATGGCGTTTGTCAAGGGTGTATGGTTTGACAATGTCATAGCTTGTTATATTTCGGTATTGCCTGTGGCTGTGCTCCTGATAGCAGCTAGCCTGGGGTGGTGTCATCGCCGTTTGCTGCGTGGCATCAACATCTGGTATGCGGCATGGTTTGCCATCGCCTTCATGCCTTCGGCAGCCAATACCCCTTATTTCCAGTATTTCTTCAAGAACATCAATTCCAGCATATTCGGGTGGTTCGGCTATGTTGCCACCACATCGGGTATGCTCTTGCAGGAGTCTTCCTACTGGCTCTATATCGCCCTCTATTTCGTGTTTACGGGGGCGTTTATCTATGCGCTCGTCCGTCTGCGCCGCTACTTCGAGGGGCTCTTCCTTCTGCCTAAGGACAATATGCACCTGGTGCAGGTAGTCAGCCGTTTCCTTATTTCTGCTGTGATGATAGGTGCCTGTCTCTTCGGCATCCGTGGCAGAATGGGCTATAACCCTATCAAGGTGAGCCAGGCTTACTATTGCGAGGATTCTTTTCTCAACCAGCTCGGCATCAATCCGGCATTCAATCTCCTTACTTCGGCGCTCGACGATATGCGCAAGGAGAACAAGGAGTTGCATCTCATGCCATACGCTGAGGCTATCACGAATACCCGCCAGTGGCTGGGTATCACGGGAAAGGTGGATAGCACGAATATTCTGAAGCGTGAGGTGGTGAACGATTCCCTGATGATGAAGATGGGGCAATCTCCTGCGAAGAAGAATCATCCTAACGTGGTGGTGATACTGATGGAGTCGATGTCGGCAAACCTGTTGGGAACATTCGGCAATCAGCAGCCGCTCACCCCAACGCTCGATTCGCTCTATCATCATTCCCTGGCGTTCACCCACTTTTATAGTGCCGGCATCCATACCAACCATGGCATGACGGCTACGCTCTACAGCTTCCCTGCTCTCATGTTCCGAAACCTGATGAAGGGAACGGTAACTCCACGCCGCAAGGGTATCGCCACGGTGTTGAAGAAGTATGGCTACGAGAACATGTTCTTCATGACCCACGAGGCACAGTATGACAACATGAAGGCTTTCTTCCAGACCAATGGCTACGATGACATCTTCTCTCAGGAGAACTATCCTAAGAGCGAGGTGGTGAACAGTTTTGGTGTGAGCGACCATTTCGAGATGGGCTACGCCCTCAACACCATCAACCAGAAGGCGAAGACGGGCAAGCCTTTCATGGCTACCATCTTCACCGTGAGCAATCATCCGCCATATATCATTCCTGATTTCTTCAAGCCGAAGACCAAGGAGAAGGAAACACAGATTGTGGAGTATGCCGACTGGGCGATAGGCGACTTTCTGAAGAAGGCAAGCCGGGAGCCTTGGTATAAGAACACGATATTCGTGATTCAGGCAGACCATGGCAAGCTGGTGGGTAAGAGCGAGGGCGAGTTGCCTCAGTCTTACAACCATATTCCGCTCATCATCTTTGGTCCTGGTGTTCCGCAGCAGCAGTATGCGGGCTTGGGCATGCAGGTGGATGTGATGCCTACGCTTTTCGGCTTGATGAATCTGAATTATGAGTACGAGGGCTTCGGCGTGGATCTGCTGAAGCTGCAGCGCCCGATGGTATTCTATTCGGCAGATAACCAGATTGTGGCAAGAGACCATCAGCGTTGCTTCGTCTATAATCCGTCGATGAACCGCAGTTTCTGCTATGATGTGTTGCCGAATGGCAATCTGAAGGAAACCAAGCAGGAGTCTAAGTTCCAGGATTTGAAGAACTATGTGTTCTCGAATATCCAGGCTGCTGAATATATCGAGCGACATCAGCAATAA
- a CDS encoding ArnT family glycosyltransferase, which translates to MNIKYNKALWLIIILAIVMMIPFLGLTNFNTKGEPREAVVAYTMLEHGNWILPINNGGDIPYKPPFFHWCIAFFSLFIGHVNEYTSRLPSAVSLVLMTIGGFVFYAKRKNAPTSLIAAILTLTAFEVHRAGMNCRVDMVNTAFMVGAMYLLYRWWEKGKHQLPWLAILCMSGATLTKGPVGIILPCFVMGVFMLTQRENFWGIVWRMALTALLSLVIPFCWYYAAYLQGGDEFLRLVKEENIDRFMGKMAYESHENPAWYNLLTLITGWLPYTLLLLFSLFILPWKKFSKTRFLENAKKATPLQVFTWLAFLLVLFFYCIPKSKRSVYLLPCYPFMAYLIAEYIVWMMKEKMGALKVYAGAIASITLILNIALLVVKKGWVPESIFHGKHAIDNIAMLHALENNDLLIPCSIFMVITLGGVYLIFRALKKKNPGNIVSYTLATIVGLFLMLDSSLQPPVLNTKTDKHLAPVIEKKFDTSKLYSYMSVDMLHFFSLNFYLGDKIQQFDKVLPQDGVLIIPEEDMPDFLEKFGKDYTFQKVWEVRKTVEWHNKVGFYRFVKTSANIALNK; encoded by the coding sequence ATGAACATCAAGTACAACAAAGCCCTATGGCTCATCATTATCCTGGCTATCGTGATGATGATTCCATTCCTCGGACTCACAAATTTCAATACCAAGGGAGAGCCGCGCGAAGCGGTGGTTGCCTACACCATGCTGGAACATGGCAACTGGATTCTGCCTATCAACAACGGAGGTGATATCCCTTACAAACCGCCATTCTTCCACTGGTGCATCGCCTTCTTCAGCCTCTTCATCGGCCATGTGAATGAGTACACCTCACGTCTTCCATCCGCCGTATCGCTGGTATTGATGACCATTGGCGGCTTCGTATTCTATGCCAAGCGCAAGAACGCCCCAACCAGTCTCATCGCAGCCATCCTCACGCTCACCGCCTTCGAGGTGCACCGTGCGGGTATGAACTGCCGTGTAGATATGGTGAACACCGCCTTTATGGTGGGAGCCATGTATCTGCTCTACCGCTGGTGGGAGAAAGGAAAGCACCAGTTGCCTTGGCTCGCTATCCTCTGCATGAGTGGCGCTACGCTTACCAAAGGTCCTGTGGGCATCATTCTGCCTTGCTTTGTGATGGGCGTATTCATGCTTACCCAACGTGAGAACTTCTGGGGCATCGTATGGCGCATGGCTCTAACCGCCCTGCTCTCGCTCGTTATTCCTTTCTGCTGGTATTATGCAGCCTATCTGCAAGGCGGCGATGAGTTTCTGCGCCTGGTGAAGGAAGAGAACATCGACCGATTCATGGGCAAGATGGCATACGAATCGCACGAGAACCCAGCGTGGTACAACCTTCTCACGCTCATCACGGGCTGGTTGCCTTACACCTTATTATTATTGTTCTCGCTCTTCATTCTGCCATGGAAGAAGTTCTCGAAGACCCGTTTCCTTGAGAATGCGAAGAAGGCTACTCCGCTGCAGGTGTTCACCTGGCTCGCCTTCCTCCTGGTACTCTTCTTCTACTGCATCCCAAAGAGCAAGCGCAGCGTTTATCTGCTGCCATGCTATCCGTTCATGGCCTATCTCATCGCCGAATACATCGTTTGGATGATGAAGGAGAAGATGGGAGCCTTGAAGGTTTATGCCGGGGCGATTGCTTCGATAACCCTGATTCTCAATATCGCCCTGCTGGTGGTAAAAAAAGGATGGGTGCCAGAAAGCATCTTCCACGGCAAGCATGCCATAGACAATATCGCCATGCTCCATGCGCTCGAAAACAACGATTTGCTCATCCCATGCAGCATCTTTATGGTTATCACTTTGGGGGGAGTTTACCTCATCTTCCGAGCACTCAAGAAGAAGAATCCAGGCAATATTGTTTCATATACCCTTGCCACCATCGTGGGTCTCTTCCTGATGCTCGACTCCAGTCTGCAGCCACCTGTGCTCAACACGAAGACCGATAAGCATCTGGCGCCAGTTATCGAGAAGAAGTTTGATACCAGCAAACTCTATTCTTATATGTCGGTAGATATGCTGCATTTCTTCAGCCTCAACTTCTATCTGGGCGATAAGATCCAGCAGTTTGACAAGGTATTGCCACAGGATGGCGTGCTGATAATTCCGGAAGAAGACATGCCTGATTTCCTTGAGAAATTCGGCAAGGACTATACCTTCCAGAAGGTTTGGGAAGTAAGAAAGACGGTAGAATGGCACAACAAGGTAGGTTTCTACCGATTCGTGAAGACTAGTGCCAATATTGCACTTAACAAATGA
- a CDS encoding T9SS type A sorting domain-containing protein produces MRKFTSLLLLGFALGSFAQTPGGVSGSELWFKTAPLNSDLQGYYRWQDFSGDSIRLMLLDSRGVKSELTLPNSSVHYFNFNPSLWLADGFRSLSAKLKHGNLSQATVIGVFAPEMATIGKDMVVYALDGRKGDGAILSKDKAVRGRGVEPLDYGSASGEDLLYQSSDSLSENGFKESALRVVSYFKVSNPSTTLWGDNSNTTLFIGTPSTSGSFGTDFPTSLFGNASIRGYAPELIVFSRMLTPDERRKVESYLAVKYGITLKGSYLDSEGNLIWDLAENQAYHHRVTAVGNDIAGSLLQPLSATSYEESPTYAALQDNDTYYDANPYSLSSASRLLVMGRESGNPMPDKGYTFWGDDDASLATYTSPTDSLWHIMKRTWMVKTNVPSTSDSTMTRWTAQGFEVSRNGFTDNIIQEEAASGAYAITPAFVEGGGALEFTCPTSHPTFDVGFGSNSGNTCKYGFRISNAGTVYPIINGTVSNSYIATDVDGTDISIRKESKNIYLRVDGIGSATRTISLSDAAETDTSVGIIRTEGTEAALNLTGLRTGGIDDVGYMAELSYDLTPNKEFSNYCRKRTVMLIDPSGEGDFDINSNSNIRCSKPDMTRGKTIFRNILWDADGSGSDVFTFAYYDGISYDATPTPSSCENGVPRNDGYIDIGINIGTPVYSYVLSVDTVAGKVKGETIARGTFFGDTHRITNLAPGTYALSVSQGGGNEIYATGNALYTSYSHDTRTYLSGDISWTVNDTKSNYRVGLEPSLTDEITQYGFDVRGDKAHIITGGYTSLTKYVTIKPGDVLSVTVRNMQVTYKLNGQTVHHEHVWSLRAWRFCIKYGKGETHITDLTVNGTPVTSFTTRGNVQIETPKKCTTTMTVYVGSECDASMPNGTQARENHVGSSDRQADNSFISGEDENFTVNGNGSTTGIYEAKLTQDKPSAATLMVFDVSGKLVVSRQMTGESVKQADFKVPASGVYVVKAISENGEHTRKISVK; encoded by the coding sequence ATGAGAAAGTTTACTTCTTTGTTACTGTTAGGCTTCGCTCTCGGCAGTTTCGCGCAAACGCCCGGAGGAGTCAGCGGAAGCGAACTGTGGTTCAAGACTGCGCCATTGAACTCAGACCTGCAAGGTTATTACCGTTGGCAGGATTTCTCTGGGGATTCCATACGGCTGATGCTATTGGACAGCCGTGGCGTCAAGTCTGAACTTACTCTTCCGAACAGTTCAGTCCATTACTTCAACTTCAATCCGAGTCTCTGGCTCGCAGACGGATTCCGTAGTCTGAGTGCCAAACTCAAACACGGCAACCTCTCGCAGGCTACCGTCATTGGTGTCTTTGCCCCCGAAATGGCAACCATCGGCAAGGATATGGTTGTCTATGCTCTTGACGGCCGCAAGGGTGACGGAGCCATTCTGAGCAAGGACAAAGCCGTAAGGGGTAGAGGTGTTGAACCACTGGACTATGGTTCAGCATCGGGTGAAGACCTGCTTTATCAATCAAGTGATTCTTTGTCCGAGAACGGTTTTAAGGAAAGCGCCCTGCGCGTTGTGTCCTACTTCAAGGTAAGCAATCCTTCAACAACATTGTGGGGAGACAACTCCAACACCACATTATTCATCGGAACCCCTTCCACCTCTGGCAGTTTCGGTACGGATTTCCCGACCTCGCTCTTCGGTAATGCTTCCATCCGGGGATATGCCCCTGAGCTTATTGTTTTCAGCAGGATGCTGACACCTGACGAGCGCAGGAAGGTGGAAAGTTACTTGGCAGTGAAGTATGGCATCACCCTCAAAGGCTCATATCTTGACAGCGAAGGAAACTTGATTTGGGACTTGGCGGAGAACCAAGCCTATCATCATCGTGTGACAGCCGTTGGAAACGATATAGCAGGAAGTCTTTTACAACCGCTTTCCGCTACCTCGTATGAGGAAAGTCCGACTTATGCGGCATTGCAGGACAATGACACCTATTATGATGCCAACCCTTATAGTCTTTCATCTGCCTCACGTCTGCTTGTTATGGGACGTGAAAGCGGCAATCCGATGCCAGACAAGGGATATACATTTTGGGGTGATGATGATGCGTCACTTGCAACCTACACATCCCCGACAGATTCCCTGTGGCACATCATGAAACGTACATGGATGGTCAAGACCAATGTGCCGTCAACGTCTGACAGTACAATGACAAGATGGACTGCACAAGGATTTGAGGTTTCGAGGAATGGCTTTACCGACAACATCATTCAAGAGGAAGCCGCTTCTGGGGCTTATGCCATTACTCCTGCCTTTGTTGAGGGTGGCGGCGCATTGGAGTTTACCTGTCCTACAAGTCACCCGACTTTTGACGTTGGCTTTGGAAGCAATAGCGGTAATACTTGCAAGTACGGTTTCCGAATCTCCAACGCAGGGACTGTTTACCCAATCATCAATGGCACTGTATCAAATTCGTACATTGCCACGGATGTTGATGGAACGGACATCTCTATCCGCAAGGAAAGCAAAAACATCTATCTGCGTGTTGACGGAATAGGAAGTGCCACAAGAACCATATCCCTTTCGGATGCGGCAGAAACAGATACCAGCGTAGGCATTATCCGAACGGAAGGAACAGAAGCCGCATTGAATCTGACAGGTTTGAGGACTGGAGGTATTGACGATGTCGGTTATATGGCAGAGTTGAGCTATGACCTCACGCCAAACAAGGAATTCTCTAACTATTGCCGCAAGCGTACCGTCATGCTCATAGACCCAAGCGGTGAAGGTGATTTCGACATCAACAGCAATAGCAACATAAGATGCTCCAAGCCTGATATGACAAGGGGCAAGACCATATTCCGCAATATCCTATGGGATGCAGACGGAAGCGGAAGCGATGTGTTCACATTCGCCTATTATGACGGCATTTCCTATGATGCCACTCCTACGCCGTCAAGTTGCGAGAATGGAGTTCCACGCAATGACGGGTATATCGACATCGGCATCAACATCGGTACACCAGTCTATTCCTATGTGCTCAGCGTTGACACCGTTGCAGGAAAAGTAAAAGGAGAAACCATTGCCAGAGGAACATTCTTCGGTGACACGCATAGAATCACGAATCTTGCCCCCGGCACCTATGCGCTGTCCGTATCACAAGGTGGAGGCAACGAGATTTATGCCACTGGCAATGCTCTCTACACCTCATACTCACATGACACCAGGACCTATCTGTCTGGCGACATCTCATGGACGGTGAACGATACAAAATCAAACTACCGTGTGGGATTGGAGCCAAGCCTCACGGACGAGATCACCCAATATGGCTTCGACGTGCGGGGCGACAAGGCGCATATCATAACCGGTGGATATACAAGCCTAACCAAATATGTCACCATCAAGCCGGGCGATGTGCTCAGTGTTACAGTCCGCAATATGCAGGTCACATACAAGTTGAACGGACAGACCGTGCATCATGAACATGTCTGGTCACTTCGTGCATGGCGGTTCTGCATCAAGTACGGAAAGGGCGAGACACATATCACAGATCTTACCGTAAACGGTACGCCTGTAACCTCATTCACCACAAGGGGCAACGTGCAGATAGAAACACCCAAGAAGTGTACGACAACGATGACCGTCTATGTCGGCAGCGAGTGTGATGCAAGTATGCCTAACGGAACACAGGCAAGGGAGAACCATGTGGGCAGCTCGGACAGACAGGCTGACAACTCCTTCATTTCTGGAGAAGACGAGAATTTCACTGTCAATGGCAACGGTTCTACGACAGGCATCTACGAGGCTAAACTCACACAGGACAAGCCTTCTGCAGCCACATTGATGGTGTTTGACGTATCAGGCAAACTGGTAGTGTCACGCCAAATGACAGGCGAAAGCGTCAAGCAGGCCGACTTCAAGGTTCCCGCATCGGGTGTGTATGTCGTGAAGGCAATCTCCGAGAATGGGGAGCATACAAGGAAAATCTCAGTAAAGTAA